The following proteins are encoded in a genomic region of Stutzerimonas balearica DSM 6083:
- a CDS encoding crotonase/enoyl-CoA hydratase family protein, with amino-acid sequence MNEYKAFRVELADKVAQVVIDRPEKINAMSADFWAEIVDVFRWVDDTDEVRVVVLSGAGPHFSSGIDLQLLAQVGAQLGKDVGRNAEQLRRKILSLQASFNAVDHCRKPVIAAIQGYCLGGAIDLISACDMRYCSADARFSIKEIDMGMAADVGTLQRLPRIIGDGMMRELAYTGRTLDGAEAQAIGLVNRVYENPEALMEGVNELARQIAEKSPLAIRGTKEMIRYMRDHRVDDGLEYIATWNAAMLQAADLRVAVAAHMARQKPDFAD; translated from the coding sequence GTGAACGAATACAAAGCCTTTCGTGTCGAGTTGGCCGACAAAGTCGCTCAGGTCGTGATCGACCGCCCCGAGAAGATCAACGCGATGAGCGCTGACTTCTGGGCCGAAATCGTCGATGTCTTTCGCTGGGTCGACGACACCGACGAGGTGCGGGTGGTCGTCCTCAGCGGGGCCGGGCCGCATTTCTCGTCCGGCATCGATCTGCAGCTGCTCGCCCAGGTCGGCGCCCAGCTCGGCAAGGACGTCGGCCGCAATGCCGAGCAGCTGCGGCGCAAGATCCTGTCGTTACAAGCTTCTTTCAATGCCGTGGACCACTGCCGCAAGCCGGTCATCGCCGCTATCCAGGGCTATTGCCTGGGCGGCGCCATCGACCTGATTTCTGCTTGTGACATGCGCTACTGCAGCGCCGACGCCCGCTTCTCGATCAAGGAGATCGACATGGGCATGGCTGCCGACGTCGGCACCCTGCAGCGTCTGCCGCGCATCATCGGCGACGGCATGATGCGTGAGCTGGCCTACACCGGCCGCACGCTCGATGGTGCCGAGGCCCAGGCGATCGGCCTGGTCAATCGGGTCTATGAAAACCCGGAAGCGCTGATGGAAGGCGTGAACGAACTGGCCCGGCAGATTGCCGAGAAGTCGCCCCTGGCCATCCGCGGCACCAAGGAAATGATTCGCTACATGCGGGACCATCGCGTCGACGACGGCCTCGAATACATCGCCACCTGGAATGCCGCCATGCTACAGGCCGCCGATCTGCGTGTCGCGGTGGCGGCACACATGGCGCGACAGAAACCGGATTTTGCCGATTGA
- a CDS encoding alpha/beta hydrolase family protein has protein sequence MPAATLPYGDWPSAWTAQRAAEASRDFAELCAGHGGLYWIDYCPSDSRCTLWHWRSDTAARCVTPRGFSVRSRVYEYGGGAFCLLPHQLAFVNEADQQIWLQPVDDAAATPWPLTSAAERRYGDLQYDPLAEAVLAIEESHEAGVVRHRLVSIAVAGGARQVVAEDTDFYSAPTLSPDGQRLAWVEWDRPHQPWSRSRLQLAQRSDGRWCAPRCLAGSNCVESVQQPRFSADGVLHWLSDHSGWWQPWCETERGARQLIEVPYDHAPAPWQLATCSYLPLGHGKLLLTRQVEGFGLLLEADGAGTQRRLAEGFSRCRQLAADAERFYCIAGSPTRLPAVLAIERRDGSVRVLAGGASPLADEDVSRPEPLAFATANGETAHAFFFAPRNPRCAAPSGTRPPLVIFVHGGPTSACYPVFDPRIQFWTQRGFAAADLNYRGSTGFGRAYRQRLHLSWGITDVEDALALVEALSTQQRVDPQRVFVRGSSAGGYTALSALAASHRFRGGASLYGVSDPRVLRRVTHKFEGDYLDWLIGDPEQLPERYRARSPLHRAGDIRSPVIFFQGGLDAVVLPEQTERMVAALQAQGVEVEYRRYPDERHGFRDAANLADALEREWRFYLRLLA, from the coding sequence GTGCCGGCTGCGACGTTGCCCTACGGTGACTGGCCAAGCGCCTGGACGGCGCAACGTGCAGCCGAAGCCAGCCGCGACTTTGCCGAACTGTGCGCAGGGCACGGCGGGCTCTACTGGATCGACTACTGCCCGAGCGACTCGCGCTGCACGCTCTGGCATTGGCGCAGCGATACAGCCGCGCGCTGTGTGACGCCGCGCGGTTTCTCCGTTCGCAGCCGGGTCTACGAGTATGGCGGCGGTGCCTTCTGCCTGCTGCCGCACCAGCTGGCCTTCGTCAACGAGGCCGATCAGCAGATCTGGTTACAGCCGGTGGACGACGCGGCTGCTACCCCATGGCCACTGACCTCCGCCGCCGAGCGGCGCTACGGCGATCTGCAATACGACCCGCTGGCGGAAGCGGTTCTTGCGATAGAGGAGAGCCACGAAGCTGGCGTCGTGCGGCACCGCTTGGTCAGCATCGCAGTCGCTGGCGGGGCGCGACAGGTGGTTGCCGAAGACACGGACTTCTATTCGGCACCGACCCTCAGCCCGGATGGCCAGCGCCTGGCTTGGGTCGAATGGGATCGTCCGCATCAACCCTGGAGCCGGAGCCGGTTGCAGCTTGCGCAACGCAGCGACGGTCGATGGTGCGCTCCGCGTTGCCTGGCTGGCTCTAATTGCGTCGAGTCGGTTCAGCAACCGCGCTTCTCGGCTGACGGCGTACTCCATTGGCTGAGCGATCACTCCGGCTGGTGGCAGCCATGGTGCGAAACGGAGCGCGGGGCCCGCCAGCTGATCGAAGTGCCATATGACCACGCGCCAGCGCCCTGGCAACTGGCGACCTGCAGCTACCTGCCGCTGGGCCATGGCAAGCTGCTGCTCACCCGGCAGGTCGAAGGGTTCGGCCTGTTGCTCGAAGCGGATGGCGCCGGCACCCAGCGCCGCTTGGCCGAAGGCTTCAGCCGCTGTCGACAGCTGGCTGCCGACGCCGAACGCTTCTACTGCATTGCCGGCTCGCCGACGCGCCTGCCCGCCGTTCTGGCCATCGAACGACGCGATGGATCCGTGCGGGTCCTGGCCGGAGGCGCGTCGCCGCTGGCCGACGAAGACGTTTCCCGGCCGGAGCCGTTGGCGTTCGCCACAGCCAACGGCGAGACGGCCCACGCCTTTTTCTTCGCGCCCCGCAATCCTCGCTGCGCGGCGCCGAGCGGCACGCGACCGCCGCTGGTGATCTTTGTGCATGGCGGGCCTACCTCCGCCTGTTATCCGGTATTCGATCCACGCATCCAGTTCTGGACCCAACGCGGCTTTGCCGCCGCCGACCTGAATTACCGTGGCAGCACCGGCTTCGGACGTGCCTACCGCCAGCGCTTGCACCTGTCTTGGGGCATAACCGATGTCGAAGATGCGCTGGCGCTGGTCGAGGCACTGAGCACCCAGCAGCGGGTCGATCCGCAGCGGGTGTTCGTCCGCGGTTCCAGCGCCGGCGGTTACACCGCGCTGTCGGCGCTGGCGGCATCGCACCGGTTTCGTGGCGGCGCCAGCCTTTACGGGGTGAGCGACCCGCGGGTGCTGCGCCGGGTGACACATAAGTTCGAGGGCGATTACCTGGACTGGCTGATCGGCGATCCCGAACAGTTGCCCGAGCGCTATCGCGCGCGCTCGCCGTTGCATCGGGCCGGAGATATCCGCAGTCCGGTGATCTTCTTCCAGGGTGGGCTGGACGCGGTGGTGCTGCCCGAGCAGACCGAGCGCATGGTCGCCGCACTCCAGGCGCAGGGCGTCGAGGTCGAGTACCGGCGCTATCCCGACGAGCGGCACGGATTCCGTGACGCGGCCAACCTGGCCGATGCGCTGGAGCGGGAGTGGCGCTTCTACCTTCGTCTGCTGGCTTGA
- a CDS encoding PAS domain-containing hybrid sensor histidine kinase/response regulator: MPKPSDGQHDALAQLLGFGSHSARKSHYPELLARLEELEAERNRYKWLFEHAVHGIFQANLQEGIRAANPALARMLGYDTPEQALWGLTDLAHHLFLGGEAELRTIRQTLSSERALLGYETRLRRRDGSAIDVIMNLLVKPDEDGLVEGFVADITERKLAQLRLIQLNEQLEQRVAERTCELREARDVAEAANRSKDKYLAAASHDLLQPLNAARLLISTLRERALPVPEQTLVERAHQALEGAEDLLTDLLDISKLDQCAIKPDIDAYRLDEILLPLASEFQSVAEAEQLQLRCFVPTYAVYSDFRLLSRILRNFLSNACRYTDQGTVLLGARRRGDCVRIEVWDTGRGIATDQIGAIFQEFNQLGVQRAAERKGVGLGLAIVDRIANMLDYSLQVRSQPGRGSVFSIDVPLAPLPAREQRTSAAATTFGDPLPGCRLLVLDNESSILLSMAALLGQWGCCVLTAANLDEAVEALGDEPPAVILADYHLDHEVTGWEVAQALRERFARDIPVVMITADRSDECRQALQGFGVPVLNKPVKAGKMRSVLSHLLGEGKAGG; encoded by the coding sequence ATGCCGAAGCCCTCTGACGGCCAGCACGACGCTCTGGCGCAGTTGCTGGGGTTCGGCAGTCATTCGGCACGCAAGAGTCACTATCCGGAACTGCTGGCGCGCCTCGAGGAGCTCGAGGCCGAGCGCAATCGCTACAAGTGGCTGTTCGAGCATGCGGTCCATGGCATCTTCCAGGCCAACCTGCAGGAGGGTATTCGTGCGGCGAACCCGGCGCTGGCGCGAATGCTCGGCTACGACACGCCGGAGCAGGCCCTCTGGGGGCTGACGGATCTGGCGCATCACCTGTTTCTGGGGGGCGAGGCCGAGCTGCGCACGATTCGCCAGACCCTGAGCAGCGAGCGGGCCCTGCTGGGGTACGAAACGCGGCTGCGCCGTCGCGACGGCAGTGCGATCGACGTGATCATGAACCTGCTGGTCAAGCCCGACGAGGACGGACTGGTAGAGGGCTTTGTCGCCGACATCACCGAACGCAAGCTGGCGCAGTTGCGCCTGATACAGCTCAACGAGCAACTCGAGCAGCGTGTCGCCGAGCGAACCTGTGAGCTGCGCGAGGCGCGGGATGTGGCCGAGGCGGCCAATCGCAGCAAGGACAAGTACCTCGCCGCGGCGAGCCACGACCTGTTGCAACCACTGAACGCGGCGCGCCTGCTGATCTCCACGCTGCGCGAGCGGGCGCTGCCGGTGCCGGAGCAGACGCTGGTCGAGCGCGCCCATCAGGCGCTGGAAGGCGCCGAAGACCTGCTCACCGACCTGCTGGACATTTCCAAGCTGGACCAGTGCGCGATCAAACCGGACATCGACGCCTACCGGCTGGACGAAATCCTCCTGCCGCTGGCTTCGGAATTCCAGTCCGTGGCCGAGGCCGAGCAGCTGCAGCTGCGCTGCTTCGTGCCGACTTATGCGGTCTACAGCGACTTTCGCCTGCTGAGCCGAATCCTGCGCAACTTCCTGTCCAACGCCTGTCGCTATACCGATCAGGGTACGGTGCTGCTCGGCGCCCGGCGCCGTGGCGACTGTGTACGTATCGAGGTCTGGGACACCGGGCGCGGCATCGCCACCGACCAGATCGGCGCCATTTTCCAGGAATTCAACCAGCTGGGCGTGCAGCGGGCCGCCGAACGCAAAGGGGTGGGGCTTGGCCTGGCGATCGTCGATCGGATCGCCAACATGCTCGACTATTCGCTGCAGGTGCGTTCGCAACCCGGGCGCGGATCGGTATTCAGCATCGACGTGCCGCTCGCGCCGCTGCCGGCCCGAGAGCAGCGCACCTCGGCGGCTGCGACGACGTTTGGCGATCCGCTGCCGGGTTGCCGGTTGCTCGTGCTCGACAACGAGTCCAGCATTCTGCTGAGCATGGCCGCGCTGCTCGGGCAGTGGGGCTGCTGCGTGCTCACCGCGGCCAACCTGGACGAGGCGGTCGAGGCGCTTGGCGATGAGCCGCCTGCCGTCATCCTCGCCGACTATCACCTCGATCACGAGGTCACCGGCTGGGAAGTCGCGCAGGCGCTGCGCGAGCGTTTCGCCCGCGATATCCCCGTCGTGATGATCACCGCCGACCGCAGCGACGAGTGCCGCCAGGCCTTGCAGGGCTTCGGCGTTCCGGTGCTGAACAAGCCGGTCAAGGCCGGCAAGATGCGCTCGGTGTTGTCGCACCTGCTGGGTGAGGGTAAGGCAGGCGGCTGA
- the pqqE gene encoding pyrroloquinoline quinone biosynthesis protein PqqE: MNVSGSSFAKPDVSVGPPMWLLAELTYRCPLQCPYCSNPLDFAAHQQELSTEQWIEVFRQARELGAAQLGFSGGEPLVRQDLVELIAAARELGYYTNLITSGIGLTEEKIASFAEAGLDHIQISFQAADEEVNNLLAGSKKAFAQKLEMARAVKRHGYPMVLNFVTHRHNIDNIDNIIRLCLELEADFVELATCQFYGWAELNRAGLLPSKAQLVRAEQITNEWRERLAAEKHPCKLIFVTPDYYEERPKACMNGWGNLFLDITPDGTALPCHSARQLPVQFPNVREHSIEHIWYHSFGFNRYRGDDWMPEPCRSCDEKARDFGGCRCQAFMLTGDAANADPVCSKSGQHELILAARRQAEEAPEPLEGLTWRNPQASQLICKG; this comes from the coding sequence TTGAACGTTTCTGGATCGAGTTTCGCTAAGCCTGACGTGAGCGTCGGCCCGCCGATGTGGCTGCTGGCCGAGCTGACCTACCGCTGCCCACTGCAGTGCCCCTACTGTTCCAACCCGCTGGATTTCGCCGCGCATCAGCAAGAGCTCAGCACCGAGCAGTGGATCGAGGTGTTCCGCCAGGCGCGCGAGCTGGGCGCGGCCCAGCTGGGGTTTTCCGGAGGCGAGCCGCTGGTTCGGCAGGATCTGGTCGAGCTCATCGCTGCAGCCCGCGAACTCGGTTACTACACCAACCTCATCACCTCCGGCATCGGGCTGACCGAGGAGAAGATCGCCAGCTTCGCCGAGGCGGGGCTGGACCATATCCAGATCAGCTTCCAGGCCGCGGACGAGGAGGTGAACAATCTGCTCGCCGGTTCGAAGAAAGCCTTCGCCCAGAAGCTGGAGATGGCTCGTGCGGTCAAGCGCCACGGCTATCCGATGGTGCTCAATTTCGTCACCCATCGGCACAACATCGACAACATCGACAACATCATCCGCCTGTGCCTGGAGCTGGAAGCCGACTTCGTCGAGCTCGCCACCTGCCAGTTCTACGGCTGGGCGGAACTGAACCGCGCCGGGTTGTTGCCGAGCAAGGCCCAGCTGGTGCGCGCCGAGCAGATCACCAACGAGTGGCGTGAGCGCCTGGCGGCCGAAAAGCATCCATGCAAGCTGATCTTCGTCACGCCGGACTATTACGAGGAACGTCCTAAGGCCTGCATGAACGGGTGGGGTAACCTCTTCCTCGACATTACCCCCGACGGTACTGCGCTGCCGTGCCACAGCGCGCGTCAGCTGCCGGTGCAGTTTCCCAACGTGCGCGAACACAGCATCGAGCACATCTGGTACCACTCCTTTGGCTTCAACCGTTACCGGGGCGATGACTGGATGCCCGAGCCCTGTCGCAGCTGCGATGAGAAGGCCCGCGACTTCGGCGGCTGCCGCTGTCAGGCGTTCATGCTCACCGGCGACGCCGCCAATGCCGACCCGGTTTGCAGCAAGTCGGGCCAGCATGAGCTGATTCTCGCCGCGCGCCGCCAGGCCGAGGAGGCGCCCGAGCCGCTCGAGGGGCTGACCTGGCGCAATCCGCAGGCTTCGCAGCTGATCTGCAAGGGCTGA
- a CDS encoding Orn/Lys/Arg decarboxylase N-terminal domain-containing protein, which yields MYKELNFPVLIVHRDVKADTVAGERIRGIAAELEQDGFNILPTASSAEGRIVASTHHGLACILVAAEGAGENQRLLQDVVELIRVARRRAPQLPIFALGEQVTIENAPAEAMADLNELRGLLYLYEDTVPFLARQVARAARNYLNDLLPPFFRALVQHTSESNYSWHTPGHGGGVAFRKSPVGQAFHQFFGENTLRSDLSVSAPELGSLLDHTGPLAAAEARAARNFGADHTFFVINGTSTANKIVWHSMVTRGDLVLVDRNCHKSILHSIIMTGAIPLYLTPARNELGIIGPIPLEEFSQASIRAKIEANPLTRGREPKVRLAVVTNSTYDGLCYNANLIKKALGDSVEGLHFDEAWFAYAAFHEFYDGRYGMDTREQGPLIFTTHSTHKLLAAFSQASMIHVLDSTTRQLDRDRFNEAFMMHISTSPQYGILASLDVASAMMEGPAGRSLIQETFDEALSFRRALANLGQHIAPGDWWFTIWQSPRADGAEQLHSRDWLLEPEADWHGFGDVAEDYVLLDPIKVTLVTPGLTAAGALSERGIPAAVVSRFLWERGLVVEKTGLYSILVLFSMGITKGKWSTLLTELLEFKRHYDANLPLCEALPSIASQGREAYAGMGLRDLCDALHACYRDNATARAMRRMYTTLPEIAMTPSEAYEKLVRGEVEAVPIEALEGRIAAVMLVPYPPGIPLIMPGERFSAQTRSIMDYLRFAREFARRFPGFDADVHGLQHDGAADGLGYTVDCICQ from the coding sequence ATGTACAAAGAACTGAATTTCCCCGTGCTGATCGTCCATCGGGACGTCAAGGCCGATACGGTCGCCGGCGAGCGCATCCGTGGCATCGCCGCAGAGCTCGAGCAGGACGGCTTCAACATCCTGCCCACGGCGAGTTCGGCGGAAGGGCGCATCGTCGCCTCTACACACCATGGCCTGGCGTGCATCCTCGTCGCGGCGGAGGGCGCCGGAGAAAATCAGCGGTTGTTGCAAGACGTGGTCGAACTCATTCGCGTGGCCAGGCGCCGGGCACCGCAACTGCCGATCTTCGCCCTGGGCGAGCAGGTGACCATCGAGAACGCACCGGCCGAAGCCATGGCCGACCTCAACGAGCTGCGCGGACTGCTCTATCTGTACGAGGACACCGTGCCGTTCCTGGCACGCCAGGTGGCGCGCGCGGCACGCAACTACCTGAACGACCTGCTGCCGCCGTTCTTCCGTGCGCTGGTCCAGCACACCAGCGAATCGAACTACTCCTGGCACACGCCCGGTCACGGGGGTGGCGTGGCTTTCCGCAAGAGCCCGGTGGGGCAGGCCTTCCACCAGTTCTTCGGCGAGAACACCTTGCGCTCGGACCTTTCGGTCTCGGCGCCGGAACTCGGTTCGCTGCTCGATCACACCGGCCCGCTGGCCGCGGCAGAGGCGAGGGCGGCGCGCAACTTCGGCGCCGATCACACCTTCTTCGTGATCAATGGCACCTCAACGGCGAACAAGATCGTCTGGCATTCGATGGTGACCCGCGGCGACCTGGTGCTGGTCGATCGCAACTGTCACAAGTCGATCCTGCACTCGATCATCATGACCGGAGCCATCCCGCTCTATCTGACGCCGGCACGCAATGAGCTCGGCATCATCGGGCCGATTCCGCTGGAGGAGTTCAGCCAGGCTTCGATTCGCGCCAAGATCGAGGCCAACCCGCTGACGCGCGGGCGTGAGCCCAAGGTTCGGCTGGCTGTCGTGACCAACTCCACCTACGACGGGCTCTGCTACAACGCCAACCTGATCAAGAAAGCGCTGGGTGACAGCGTCGAAGGCCTGCATTTCGACGAGGCCTGGTTCGCCTATGCGGCCTTCCACGAGTTCTATGACGGTCGCTACGGCATGGATACCCGCGAGCAGGGCCCGCTGATCTTCACCACCCATTCCACGCACAAGCTGCTCGCCGCCTTCAGCCAGGCGTCGATGATCCATGTGCTCGATAGCACCACCCGCCAGCTCGACCGGGATCGTTTCAACGAAGCGTTCATGATGCATATCTCGACCTCGCCGCAGTACGGCATTCTGGCGTCGCTGGACGTCGCCTCGGCGATGATGGAGGGGCCCGCCGGGCGCTCGCTGATCCAGGAGACCTTCGATGAGGCACTGAGCTTTCGCCGCGCGCTGGCGAACCTCGGTCAGCACATCGCACCGGGCGACTGGTGGTTCACGATCTGGCAATCGCCGCGCGCCGATGGTGCCGAGCAGCTGCACAGCCGGGACTGGCTGCTGGAGCCCGAAGCCGACTGGCACGGCTTCGGCGATGTCGCCGAGGACTATGTCCTGCTCGATCCCATCAAGGTCACGCTGGTCACGCCCGGGTTGACCGCCGCCGGGGCGTTGAGCGAGCGCGGCATTCCCGCAGCAGTCGTCAGCCGCTTCCTCTGGGAACGGGGGCTGGTCGTAGAAAAGACCGGGCTCTATTCGATCCTGGTGCTGTTTTCGATGGGCATCACCAAGGGTAAATGGAGCACGCTGCTGACCGAGCTGCTCGAGTTCAAGCGTCATTACGACGCCAACCTGCCGCTGTGCGAAGCACTGCCGTCGATTGCCAGCCAGGGGCGAGAGGCCTACGCCGGGATGGGGTTGCGCGACCTGTGCGATGCCTTGCACGCCTGCTATCGGGACAACGCTACGGCGCGGGCCATGCGGCGCATGTACACGACCCTGCCGGAGATCGCCATGACGCCGTCGGAGGCCTACGAGAAGCTGGTGCGCGGGGAGGTGGAGGCGGTCCCAATCGAGGCACTGGAGGGCCGCATCGCTGCCGTCATGCTGGTGCCGTATCCGCCGGGAATTCCGCTGATCATGCCGGGCGAGCGTTTCAGTGCGCAGACGCGTTCGATCATGGACTACCTTCGCTTCGCCCGCGAATTCGCCAGGCGCTTTCCGGGCTTCGACGCGGACGTGCACGGCCTGCAACACGACGGCGCCGCCGATGGGCTCGGCTACACGGTAGATTGCATCTGTCAGTGA
- the ercA gene encoding alcohol dehydrogenase-like regulatory protein ErcA: protein MSPNISLQRKFVSPEIVFGAGCRHSVGTCAANFGARKVLLVTDPGVQAAGWVDDVQAALERSGIEHCLFAQVSPNPRCEEVMLGAELYRSEGCNAIVAVGGGSPMDCAKGIGIVAAHGRHISEFEGVDMLRVPSPPIILIPTTAGTSADVSQFVIISNQQEQMKFSIVSKAAVPDVSLIDPETTLSMSPFLSACTGIDALVHAIEAFVSTGHGPLTDPHALEAMRLIGGNLIRMIANPGDIQLREQVMLGSMQAGLAFSNAILGAVHAMSHSLGGYLDLPHGLCNAVLVEHVVAFNYDAAPERFKIVAETLGIDTRGLTQRQVRERLVSHLIDFKRAVGFTESLSLHGVNLSDIPFLSQHAMRDPCILTNPRSSTQRDVEVVYAEAL from the coding sequence ATGAGCCCGAATATCAGCCTGCAGCGCAAGTTCGTCTCCCCGGAAATCGTATTTGGCGCAGGATGTCGCCACAGTGTCGGTACCTGTGCAGCCAACTTCGGTGCTCGCAAGGTACTGCTGGTGACCGATCCGGGCGTTCAGGCCGCGGGCTGGGTCGATGACGTGCAGGCTGCGCTGGAACGTTCTGGCATCGAGCATTGCCTGTTCGCCCAGGTGTCGCCCAACCCGCGTTGCGAAGAGGTGATGCTGGGGGCCGAGCTCTATCGCAGCGAGGGCTGCAACGCGATCGTCGCGGTCGGCGGCGGCAGCCCGATGGATTGCGCCAAGGGCATCGGCATCGTCGCCGCACATGGTCGCCACATCAGCGAGTTCGAGGGCGTCGACATGCTGCGCGTGCCGAGCCCGCCGATCATCCTGATCCCCACGACGGCCGGTACCTCGGCTGATGTTTCGCAATTCGTCATCATCTCCAATCAACAGGAGCAGATGAAGTTTTCCATCGTCAGCAAGGCCGCGGTGCCGGATGTGTCGCTGATCGACCCGGAAACCACCCTGAGCATGTCGCCTTTCCTGTCGGCCTGTACCGGTATCGATGCACTCGTGCATGCGATCGAGGCGTTCGTCTCGACCGGCCATGGCCCGCTGACAGACCCGCATGCACTCGAGGCCATGCGCCTGATCGGCGGCAACCTGATCCGGATGATTGCCAACCCTGGCGATATCCAGCTGCGCGAGCAGGTCATGCTCGGCAGCATGCAAGCCGGCCTGGCGTTCTCCAATGCCATCCTCGGTGCCGTTCATGCCATGTCGCACAGCCTCGGCGGCTACCTGGACCTGCCTCACGGGCTATGCAATGCGGTGCTGGTCGAGCATGTGGTCGCCTTCAACTACGATGCCGCGCCGGAGCGTTTCAAGATCGTCGCCGAAACGCTGGGCATCGATACCCGCGGCCTGACCCAGCGGCAGGTTCGCGAGCGGCTGGTCAGCCATCTGATCGATTTCAAGCGCGCCGTGGGCTTCACCGAGAGCCTTTCGCTGCATGGCGTGAACCTGAGCGACATTCCGTTCCTTTCGCAACACGCGATGCGCGACCCGTGCATCCTCACCAATCCCCGCTCGTCGACGCAGCGCGACGTCGAGGTCGTTTATGCCGAAGCCCTCTGA